From a single Azospirillum fermentarium genomic region:
- a CDS encoding YHYH domain-containing protein has product MDTQPQIFHDAANTQGNAAMKRVSAVFVLSAALILALSAVPALAHPGNVDKEGCHVQKSTGQRHCHPERRKAGGEAPKKAPATDKKPSGDEKSKQQ; this is encoded by the coding sequence ATGGACACGCAACCCCAGATTTTTCATGATGCGGCAAACACTCAGGGGAATGCCGCCATGAAACGGGTTTCTGCCGTTTTCGTCTTATCCGCTGCCCTCATCCTCGCCTTATCCGCCGTGCCGGCGCTGGCGCATCCCGGCAATGTGGATAAGGAGGGGTGCCACGTGCAGAAATCCACCGGGCAGCGGCATTGCCACCCGGAACGGCGCAAGGCCGGCGGCGAAGCGCCCAAGAAGGCCCCCGCCACCGACAAGAAACCAAGCGGCGATGAGAAATCCAAGCAGCAGTAA
- a CDS encoding YceI family protein codes for MKKTLFAAALFATAALGLAPASAAPVAYKVDPAHTSVVFIINHVGFANLIGRFNAVAGDLTLDQDALDKSAVSVTIDTGSVDTNHAKRDEHLKSPDFFNTKEFPTLTFKSTSVEKTGATTGKLHGDLTLLGVTKPVVLDVTFNKAGVSPASKLETAGFSARGTIKRSDFGMKYGVPAIGDDVTLLIESETVKK; via the coding sequence ATGAAGAAGACCCTGTTCGCCGCCGCCCTGTTCGCCACCGCCGCCCTGGGCCTGGCCCCGGCGTCCGCCGCCCCGGTGGCGTACAAGGTGGACCCGGCGCACACCAGCGTGGTGTTCATCATCAACCACGTGGGCTTCGCCAACCTGATCGGCCGCTTCAACGCCGTGGCCGGCGACCTGACGCTGGACCAGGACGCGCTGGACAAGAGTGCCGTCAGCGTCACCATCGATACCGGCAGCGTCGATACCAACCACGCCAAGCGTGACGAACACCTGAAGTCGCCCGACTTCTTCAACACCAAGGAATTCCCCACGCTGACCTTCAAGAGCACGTCGGTGGAAAAGACCGGCGCCACCACGGGCAAGCTGCACGGCGACCTGACCCTGCTGGGCGTGACCAAGCCGGTGGTGCTGGACGTCACCTTCAACAAGGCGGGGGTCAGCCCGGCCAGCAAGCTGGAAACCGCCGGCTTCTCCGCGCGGGGGACGATTAAGCGCAGCGATTTTGGTATGAAGTACGGTGTGCCGGCCATCGGTGACGACGTGACCCTGCTCATCGAATCCGAGACGGTGAAGAAATAA
- a CDS encoding HAD-IA family hydrolase: protein MSLDSAALPSAALPSALVFDFDGTLIDSVPDITQALNETLAHFGRRALTVDDVRTMVGDGSGQLLRAAFAATGAALSDGQVPAVLQHYTDTYFSHSAEPSCLYPGVVDTLTRLHAAGVKLGLCTNKPERIARKLVGLLGLGHLLPVVAGGDTLPVRKPDGAPVAWVMEKLGATAAVMVGDGRNDVLSARAVGIPVVAVSYGYPRMPVSELGADIIIDRFADLPGALARLPA from the coding sequence ATGTCCCTGGATTCCGCCGCCCTTCCGTCCGCCGCCCTTCCGTCCGCCTTGGTGTTCGATTTCGACGGAACGCTGATCGACAGCGTGCCCGACATCACCCAGGCGCTGAACGAGACCCTGGCCCATTTCGGGCGGCGGGCGCTGACGGTGGACGACGTGCGCACCATGGTGGGCGACGGGTCGGGGCAGTTGCTGCGCGCCGCCTTCGCCGCCACCGGTGCCGCCCTGTCCGACGGACAGGTGCCGGCGGTGCTGCAGCATTACACCGACACCTATTTCAGCCATTCGGCGGAACCGTCGTGCCTGTACCCCGGCGTGGTCGATACCCTGACGCGGCTGCACGCCGCCGGCGTCAAGCTGGGGCTGTGCACCAACAAGCCCGAGCGCATCGCGCGCAAGCTGGTGGGGCTGCTGGGGCTGGGCCACCTGTTGCCGGTGGTGGCGGGGGGCGACACGCTGCCGGTGCGCAAGCCCGACGGCGCCCCGGTGGCGTGGGTGATGGAAAAGCTGGGCGCCACCGCCGCGGTGATGGTGGGTGACGGGCGCAACGACGTGCTGTCGGCCCGTGCCGTCGGCATCCCGGTGGTGGCGGTCAGCTACGGCTATCCGCGCATGCCGGTGTCGGAGCTGGGCGCCGACATCATCATCGACCGTTTTGCCGACCTGCCCGGCGCGCTGGCCCGTCTGCCGGCCTGA
- the glmU gene encoding bifunctional UDP-N-acetylglucosamine diphosphorylase/glucosamine-1-phosphate N-acetyltransferase GlmU produces MTRRPLACVILAAGKGTRMKSDLPKVLHKVAGRPMVGHVLATVAALEPERVAVVVGPGMDDVAAAVAPAPTAVQRQQQGTADAVRAGLPLLGGFDGNVVVLYGDTPLVTPATLEKMTAALNGPEAPAVVVLGMRPANPHGYGRLILNADGGLDRIVEHLDATAEERAVTLCNAGLMAFDGARMGGIIGRIGNANAKGEYYLTDAVEIARALGMACAVVEVDDTSEVLGVNSRAELAEVERILQNRLRTAAMINGATLADPQTVSFSHDTVLGRDVVVGQHVVFGPGVTVGDRVEIKPFCHFEDVTVADGAVIGPYARLRPGAEIGPDAHIGNFVEIKNARIEAGAKVNHLTYIGDARVGARANIGAGTITCNYDGYFKHRTDIGAGAFIGSNTALVAPVTVGDGAIVGAGSTITGDVPADAMAVARGRQATLPGWAARFRAQKQDEKSRKA; encoded by the coding sequence ATGACCCGCCGTCCGCTCGCCTGCGTCATCCTTGCCGCCGGCAAGGGCACCCGCATGAAGTCCGATCTGCCCAAGGTGCTGCACAAGGTGGCCGGGCGGCCCATGGTCGGCCACGTGCTGGCCACCGTCGCGGCGCTGGAACCGGAACGGGTGGCCGTGGTGGTCGGGCCGGGCATGGACGACGTGGCCGCCGCCGTCGCCCCCGCTCCCACCGCCGTGCAGCGGCAGCAGCAGGGAACCGCCGACGCCGTGCGCGCCGGCCTGCCGCTGCTGGGCGGTTTCGACGGCAACGTGGTGGTGCTGTACGGCGACACGCCGCTGGTCACCCCCGCCACGCTGGAGAAGATGACGGCGGCACTGAATGGCCCCGAGGCCCCGGCAGTGGTGGTGCTGGGCATGCGCCCTGCCAATCCCCACGGCTATGGCCGGCTGATCCTGAACGCCGATGGCGGTCTGGACCGCATCGTCGAGCATCTGGACGCCACGGCGGAGGAACGCGCGGTCACCCTGTGCAACGCCGGGCTGATGGCGTTCGACGGGGCGCGGATGGGCGGCATCATCGGGCGCATCGGCAACGCCAACGCCAAGGGCGAATATTACCTGACCGACGCTGTGGAGATCGCCCGCGCCCTCGGCATGGCCTGCGCGGTGGTGGAGGTGGACGACACGTCGGAGGTGCTGGGCGTCAATTCCCGCGCCGAACTGGCGGAGGTGGAGCGCATCCTGCAAAACCGCCTGCGCACCGCCGCCATGATCAACGGTGCCACCCTGGCCGACCCGCAGACGGTCTCTTTCTCCCACGACACCGTGCTGGGCCGCGACGTGGTGGTCGGGCAACACGTGGTGTTCGGCCCCGGCGTGACCGTGGGCGACCGGGTGGAGATCAAGCCCTTCTGCCATTTCGAGGATGTGACGGTGGCCGACGGCGCCGTCATCGGCCCCTACGCCCGCCTGCGCCCCGGTGCCGAGATCGGGCCGGACGCCCACATCGGCAATTTCGTGGAAATCAAGAACGCGCGGATCGAAGCGGGGGCCAAGGTCAACCACCTGACCTACATCGGCGATGCGCGGGTGGGGGCCAGGGCCAACATCGGCGCCGGCACCATCACCTGCAACTACGACGGCTATTTCAAGCACAGGACCGACATCGGCGCCGGCGCCTTCATCGGGTCGAACACGGCGCTGGTGGCACCGGTCACCGTGGGTGACGGGGCCATCGTCGGGGCCGGCAGCACGATCACCGGCGACGTGCCCGCCGACGCCATGGCCGTGGCCCGCGGGCGGCAGGCCACCCTGCCCGGATGGGCCGCGCGGTTCCGCGCGCAGAAGCAAGACGAGAAGAGCCGTAAGGCGTGA
- a CDS encoding glutathione S-transferase family protein, producing MAGLVNGQWVNTPIAQGEQKGGAFHREPTRFRGPIERAEAGRYQLFVSYLCPWACRTLIVRVLKGLEDVIPVSVAEPIMGDDGWTYATPQDAGPALGPVRFHHQLYTASDATYTGKVSVPVLWDRQQGRIVNNESADIIRLLNTAFDGLTGNRLDLYPESLRETIDGWNALIYPAVNNGVYRCGFATSQGAYDAAFDELFAALDRLEAHLSGSRYLAGEYLTEADWRLFVTLVRFDAAYHGAFKCNRQRIADYPALSGYLRELYQWPGIRATVRLDHIKTGYYVNRAINPTLIVPKGPAIDLDGPHGRDALPGRGIRVRE from the coding sequence ATGGCCGGGCTGGTCAACGGGCAATGGGTCAACACCCCCATCGCCCAAGGGGAACAGAAGGGCGGTGCCTTTCACCGCGAACCCACCCGCTTCCGCGGCCCCATCGAGCGGGCGGAGGCCGGGCGTTATCAGCTTTTCGTGTCGTATCTTTGCCCTTGGGCCTGCCGCACGCTGATCGTCCGTGTGCTGAAGGGGCTGGAGGACGTGATCCCGGTGTCGGTGGCCGAGCCGATCATGGGTGACGACGGCTGGACCTATGCCACGCCGCAGGATGCCGGGCCGGCGCTGGGGCCGGTGCGCTTCCACCACCAGCTCTACACCGCCAGCGACGCCACCTACACCGGCAAGGTGTCGGTGCCGGTGCTGTGGGACCGGCAGCAGGGGCGGATCGTCAACAACGAATCGGCGGACATCATCCGTCTGCTCAACACCGCCTTCGACGGGCTGACCGGCAACCGGCTGGACCTGTACCCCGAATCCCTGCGTGAGACCATCGACGGGTGGAACGCGCTGATCTATCCGGCGGTGAACAACGGCGTGTACCGCTGCGGCTTCGCCACGTCGCAAGGCGCCTATGACGCCGCCTTCGACGAGTTGTTCGCGGCACTGGACCGGCTGGAGGCGCACCTGTCGGGCAGCCGTTATCTGGCCGGGGAGTATCTGACGGAGGCGGACTGGCGCCTGTTCGTCACGCTGGTGCGGTTCGACGCGGCCTATCACGGGGCGTTCAAGTGCAACCGCCAGCGCATCGCCGATTACCCCGCCTTGTCCGGGTATCTGCGGGAATTGTATCAGTGGCCGGGCATCCGGGCCACGGTGCGGCTGGACCACATCAAGACCGGCTATTACGTCAACCGCGCCATCAACCCCACCCTGATCGTGCCCAAAGGCCCCGCCATCGACCTGGACGGCCCGCACGGACGCGATGCCCTGCCGGGGCGGGGGATCCGGGTGCGGGAATAA
- a CDS encoding DUF1127 domain-containing protein, with translation MSTNDALRTAPAQSPATQAPAGVVRATARAMWAFVEKILEWEERRRQRLALQALDDHLLRDIGISRVEADGEGRKPFWRD, from the coding sequence ATGAGCACAAACGACGCGCTGCGCACCGCCCCCGCCCAGAGCCCGGCCACCCAGGCCCCGGCCGGCGTGGTTCGTGCCACCGCCCGTGCCATGTGGGCCTTTGTCGAAAAAATCCTGGAGTGGGAGGAGCGGCGGCGCCAGCGCCTCGCGCTTCAGGCGCTGGATGATCATTTGTTGCGCGACATCGGCATCTCCCGCGTGGAGGCCGACGGCGAGGGGCGCAAGCCCTTCTGGCGCGATTAA
- a CDS encoding GNAT family N-acetyltransferase — MSDPSAAATVVLSRAVGEADMAVVAGLFREYEAFLGVSLCFQGFAEELAGLPGKYAPPSGELLLARVGDAVAGCVALRPLDEDGVCEMKRLYVRPAFRGTGAGRRLAEAIIAAGVERGYRAMRLDTLEKLGAAIKLYETLGFRRIGAYCANPLDGVLYMEKSL, encoded by the coding sequence ATGTCTGATCCATCCGCCGCCGCCACCGTCGTCCTGTCCCGCGCCGTGGGGGAGGCCGACATGGCGGTGGTGGCCGGTCTGTTCCGCGAGTACGAGGCGTTCCTCGGCGTGTCCCTGTGTTTCCAGGGCTTTGCCGAGGAGCTTGCTGGCCTGCCCGGCAAGTACGCGCCGCCGTCGGGGGAACTGCTGCTGGCCCGCGTCGGGGACGCTGTGGCCGGCTGTGTCGCCCTGCGCCCGCTGGACGAGGACGGGGTGTGCGAGATGAAGCGGCTTTACGTCCGCCCCGCCTTCCGTGGCACCGGGGCCGGGCGGCGGCTGGCCGAGGCCATCATCGCCGCCGGGGTGGAGCGGGGCTACCGCGCCATGCGGCTGGACACCCTGGAAAAGCTGGGGGCCGCGATCAAACTGTACGAGACCCTGGGCTTCCGCCGCATCGGCGCCTATTGCGCCAATCCGCTCGATGGCGTTCTTTACATGGAAAAATCCCTGTAA
- a CDS encoding MaoC family dehydratase translates to MTGRYFQDFAVGDVVETAGVTLTESAIIDFALVHDPQPFHIDRVAAESGPFGGLIASGFQSMALSFRLLLQTGIFAGTSLGGGVMDEVRWLKPVRPGDTLSVTMTVVSVTPSRRGDRGTVRCAYATRNQQGEVVLTFLINQIVAARPA, encoded by the coding sequence ATGACCGGACGTTATTTTCAGGATTTTGCGGTGGGCGACGTGGTGGAAACGGCGGGGGTGACCCTGACCGAAAGCGCCATCATCGACTTTGCGCTCGTCCACGACCCGCAACCGTTCCACATCGACCGGGTGGCGGCCGAATCCGGGCCGTTCGGCGGGCTGATCGCCAGCGGCTTTCAATCCATGGCCCTGTCGTTCCGTCTGCTGCTGCAAACCGGCATCTTCGCCGGAACCAGCCTGGGCGGTGGCGTCATGGACGAGGTGCGGTGGCTGAAACCCGTGCGCCCCGGTGACACCCTGTCCGTCACCATGACCGTGGTGTCGGTCACCCCGTCACGCCGGGGCGACCGCGGCACCGTGCGCTGCGCCTACGCCACCCGCAACCAGCAGGGCGAGGTGGTTTTGACCTTCCTCATCAACCAGATCGTGGCGGCCCGCCCGGCGTAG
- the glmS gene encoding glutamine--fructose-6-phosphate transaminase (isomerizing), protein MCGIIGIIGTRDAAPRLVEGLRRLEYRGYDSAGVATLINGHIDRRRAEGKLLNLDAKLRENPLPGIVGIGHTRWATHGGPTENNAHPHATPRVAVVHNGIIENYQELKDELIAHGHAFESATDTEVIVHLVTHYLNQGMTPVDAASASFKRFTGAFALVLIFAGEHDLMIGARHGTPLAVGYGEGEMYLASDAFALAPLTNRICYLEDGDWVVMTRERCTVHDATDTVVDRPVKTTAVSGALIGKDGYRHYMLKEIYEQPQVIGDTLNSYINPETARVTLPDLPFDISRATRLTIVACGTAYYAGLVAKYWFETLARLPVDIDIASEFRYREAPLPEGGVALFISQSGETLDTLEALRYCKRQGQKILSVVNVPESTIARESDAVLMTLAGPEIGVASTKAFTTQLTTLACLAVSVAHARGAISTERMQEIARALREVPARAAEVLAHDERLKELAAEVSEARDVLYLGRGAMYPLALEGALKLKEISYIHAEGYAAGELKHGPIALIDDSVPVIVLVPSDGLFEKVVSNVQEVCARSGKVLLLADSKGIDKLKDKVRWSVELPACDPLVAPLLYAIPVQLLAYHTAVLKGTDVDQPRNLAKSVTVE, encoded by the coding sequence ATGTGCGGCATCATCGGCATCATCGGCACCCGCGACGCGGCCCCCCGTCTGGTGGAGGGACTGCGCCGGCTGGAATACCGCGGCTATGACAGCGCGGGCGTGGCAACGCTCATCAACGGCCACATCGACCGGCGACGGGCGGAAGGCAAGCTGCTGAACCTGGACGCCAAGCTGCGCGAAAACCCGCTGCCCGGCATCGTCGGCATCGGTCATACGCGCTGGGCGACCCACGGCGGCCCCACCGAGAACAACGCCCACCCCCACGCGACCCCCCGCGTGGCCGTGGTCCACAACGGCATCATCGAGAACTATCAGGAGCTGAAGGACGAGCTGATCGCCCACGGCCACGCGTTCGAAAGCGCCACGGACACCGAGGTGATCGTCCATCTGGTCACCCACTATCTGAACCAGGGCATGACCCCGGTGGATGCGGCCTCGGCCTCCTTCAAGCGCTTCACCGGCGCCTTCGCCCTGGTGCTGATCTTCGCCGGCGAGCACGACCTGATGATCGGTGCGCGCCACGGCACGCCGCTGGCGGTGGGATACGGCGAGGGGGAGATGTATCTGGCCTCCGACGCCTTCGCGCTGGCGCCGCTGACCAACCGCATCTGCTATCTGGAGGACGGCGACTGGGTGGTGATGACGCGGGAGCGCTGCACCGTCCACGATGCCACCGACACGGTGGTGGACCGCCCGGTCAAGACCACGGCGGTGTCGGGTGCCCTGATCGGCAAGGACGGCTATCGCCACTACATGCTCAAGGAAATCTATGAGCAGCCGCAGGTGATCGGCGACACGCTGAATTCCTACATCAACCCGGAAACGGCGCGGGTGACCCTGCCCGACCTGCCCTTCGACATTTCCCGTGCCACGCGCCTGACCATCGTCGCCTGCGGCACGGCGTATTACGCCGGTCTGGTGGCGAAATACTGGTTCGAGACGCTGGCGCGGCTGCCGGTGGACATCGACATCGCCTCGGAATTCCGCTACCGCGAGGCGCCGCTGCCCGAGGGCGGGGTGGCGCTGTTCATCTCCCAGTCGGGCGAGACGCTGGATACGCTGGAGGCCCTGCGCTACTGCAAACGCCAGGGCCAGAAGATCCTGTCGGTGGTGAACGTGCCGGAAAGCACCATCGCGCGGGAATCGGACGCGGTGCTGATGACGCTGGCCGGGCCGGAAATCGGCGTGGCCTCCACCAAGGCGTTCACGACGCAGTTGACGACTCTGGCCTGTCTGGCGGTGTCGGTGGCGCACGCCCGCGGCGCCATTTCCACCGAACGGATGCAGGAGATCGCCCGCGCGTTGCGCGAAGTCCCCGCCCGCGCCGCCGAGGTTCTGGCCCACGACGAGCGCCTGAAGGAACTGGCGGCGGAGGTGTCGGAGGCCCGCGACGTGCTGTACCTGGGCCGCGGCGCCATGTACCCGCTGGCGCTGGAAGGCGCCTTGAAGCTGAAGGAAATCAGCTACATCCACGCCGAGGGTTACGCGGCGGGCGAACTGAAGCACGGGCCCATCGCGCTGATCGACGATTCCGTTCCGGTGATCGTTCTGGTGCCGTCGGACGGGTTGTTCGAGAAGGTGGTGTCGAACGTGCAGGAGGTGTGCGCACGGTCGGGCAAGGTGCTGCTTCTGGCGGATTCCAAGGGTATCGACAAGCTGAAGGACAAGGTCCGCTGGTCGGTTGAACTCCCCGCCTGCGACCCGCTGGTGGCCCCGCTGCTCTACGCCATCCCGGTGCAGTTGCTGGCGTATCACACCGCCGTGCTGAAGGGCACGGATGTGGACCAGCCGCGGAATTTGGCCAAGAGTGTCACGGTGGAGTGA
- the gstA gene encoding glutathione transferase GstA gives MKLYYKPGACSLSPHIVAHEAGLAVQAVKVDLVTKTLEDGSDYRAVAPRGQVPALLLDNGALLTEGAVIVQYLADQAPDSGLLPPAGSFERYKVQEWLNFIGSEIHKSYSPLFRPDTPEAYKPIARANVAAKLAVLDAALAGKPYLTGDTFTVADAYAYTVSRWAGHAGVDVGGLANLKAFAARVADRPAVRAALAAEGLA, from the coding sequence ATGAAGCTCTATTACAAGCCCGGTGCCTGCTCCCTCTCCCCCCACATCGTCGCCCACGAAGCCGGGCTGGCGGTGCAGGCGGTCAAGGTGGATCTGGTCACCAAGACCCTGGAAGACGGCAGCGATTATCGTGCCGTGGCGCCCCGGGGCCAAGTGCCGGCCCTGCTGCTCGACAACGGTGCGCTGCTGACCGAAGGGGCGGTGATCGTCCAGTATCTGGCCGATCAGGCGCCGGACTCCGGCCTGCTGCCCCCCGCCGGCTCGTTCGAGCGCTACAAGGTGCAGGAATGGCTGAACTTCATCGGGTCGGAAATCCACAAGAGCTATTCGCCCCTGTTCCGCCCCGACACGCCCGAGGCTTACAAGCCCATCGCGCGTGCCAACGTCGCTGCCAAGCTGGCGGTGCTCGACGCGGCACTGGCCGGTAAGCCGTACCTGACCGGCGATACCTTCACCGTGGCCGATGCCTATGCCTACACCGTCAGCCGCTGGGCCGGGCATGCCGGCGTGGACGTCGGCGGTCTGGCCAATCTGAAGGCCTTCGCCGCCCGTGTCGCCGACCGTCCGGCGGTGCGCGCGGCCCTGGCCGCCGAAGGGCTGGCGTAA
- a CDS encoding PhzF family phenazine biosynthesis protein, with the protein MTTLPIYQVDAFTDTVFGGNPAAVVPLERWLPDDRLQAIAAENNLPETAFIVPQGVGYGLRWFTPTVEIDLCGHATLAAAHVITTLLEPDRQRVDFFTQVAGILTVERDGDRLILDFPSRPPKTVNAPTALTAALGGPAPLAVLTARDYVVLYEDAAAVRDLTPDFRVLGQLDRAVIVTAPGTDGVDFVSRFFAPTHGIDEDPVTGSTHCTLIPFWAKRLGKTVLEARQISARGGALMCEHRGERVRIGGRAVLYLEGRIHV; encoded by the coding sequence ATGACCACGCTGCCCATCTATCAGGTCGATGCCTTCACCGACACCGTGTTCGGCGGCAACCCCGCCGCGGTGGTGCCGCTGGAACGCTGGCTGCCCGACGACCGGCTTCAGGCCATCGCGGCGGAAAACAACCTGCCGGAAACCGCCTTCATCGTGCCCCAGGGTGTCGGCTATGGCCTGCGCTGGTTCACCCCGACGGTGGAGATCGATCTGTGCGGCCACGCCACCCTGGCGGCGGCCCACGTCATCACCACCCTTCTGGAGCCGGACCGGCAGCGGGTGGATTTCTTCACCCAGGTGGCCGGCATCCTGACCGTGGAGCGGGACGGGGACCGGCTGATCCTCGACTTCCCCTCCCGTCCGCCCAAGACGGTCAACGCCCCCACGGCGCTGACCGCAGCCCTGGGCGGCCCGGCCCCGCTGGCGGTGCTGACGGCGCGTGATTACGTGGTGCTGTACGAGGATGCGGCGGCGGTGCGTGACCTCACCCCCGATTTCCGCGTGCTGGGGCAACTGGACCGCGCGGTCATCGTGACGGCGCCGGGGACGGACGGGGTGGATTTCGTGTCCCGCTTCTTCGCCCCCACCCACGGCATCGACGAGGACCCGGTGACCGGCTCGACCCACTGCACCCTGATCCCGTTCTGGGCCAAGCGGCTGGGGAAGACGGTGCTGGAGGCGCGGCAGATTTCCGCCCGCGGCGGTGCGCTGATGTGCGAACATCGCGGCGAGCGTGTCCGCATCGGCGGGCGTGCCGTGCTGTATCTGGAAGGGCGCATCCATGTCTGA
- a CDS encoding LysR family transcriptional regulator, with amino-acid sequence MNERESWDDLRYLLAVARHGSLSAAARVLGVNHSTVLRRVTALEQTMGARLFDKLPGGYVLTAAGDEMTRVAQRVEEEMAAANRLLSGRDAQLRGTVRVTTIDIVALHVLPRHLAAFHDRYPDLRVDLMTAEASLSLTRREADVAIRSTNRPPDNLVGRAVSGLAFAVYGAAGYLAKAGGGEDPAAHRWVDLDESFAHTAIGLWRQHTYPEARVVQRVNSVALAVEAVRAGAGLGLLPCGLAGRDPALRRLGPPVPGVGSALWLLTHEDLRHMGRVRAFLDFMAAAFAGERPLLEGLTSP; translated from the coding sequence ATGAACGAGCGGGAGAGCTGGGACGACCTGCGTTATCTGCTGGCGGTGGCCCGCCACGGGTCGCTGTCGGCGGCGGCGCGGGTTCTGGGGGTGAACCACTCCACCGTGCTGCGGCGGGTGACGGCGCTGGAACAGACCATGGGCGCCCGGCTTTTCGACAAGCTGCCCGGCGGCTACGTCCTGACCGCCGCAGGCGACGAGATGACCCGCGTCGCCCAGCGGGTGGAGGAAGAGATGGCCGCCGCCAACCGCCTGTTGTCCGGGCGGGACGCGCAGTTGCGCGGGACGGTGCGGGTGACCACCATCGACATCGTGGCACTGCACGTGCTGCCGCGGCATCTGGCGGCGTTCCACGACCGTTATCCCGACCTGCGGGTGGACCTGATGACGGCGGAGGCGTCCCTGAGCCTGACCCGGCGGGAGGCGGACGTGGCCATCCGCTCCACCAACCGCCCGCCGGACAATCTGGTGGGCCGGGCGGTGTCGGGTCTGGCCTTTGCGGTTTACGGCGCCGCGGGCTATCTGGCAAAGGCCGGCGGGGGAGAGGATCCGGCCGCCCACCGCTGGGTGGATCTGGACGAATCCTTCGCCCATACCGCCATCGGCCTGTGGCGGCAACACACATACCCCGAGGCGCGCGTGGTCCAGCGGGTGAATTCCGTGGCGCTGGCGGTGGAGGCGGTGCGGGCCGGGGCCGGGCTGGGGCTGCTGCCCTGCGGGCTGGCCGGACGCGACCCCGCCCTGCGCCGGCTGGGCCCGCCGGTGCCCGGCGTCGGATCGGCGCTGTGGCTGCTGACGCACGAGGATCTGCGGCACATGGGCCGGGTGCGCGCCTTCCTGGATTTCATGGCCGCGGCCTTCGCCGGGGAACGCCCGCTGCTGGAGGGGCTGACTTCGCCCTGA